Proteins found in one Neomonachus schauinslandi chromosome 1, ASM220157v2, whole genome shotgun sequence genomic segment:
- the DPPA2 gene encoding developmental pluripotency-associated protein 2 yields MAHSSYENNEQNFSEEALEEESVILTLVPVNEEPNEEHQMEPSVSSTSEVSLKMPGSSDKVCHPQINEQFKFCPKHSCCNTPILPLPTSLPPFNKVRWNTLRSWCQQLNLSTDGRKIEVYLRLQKHAYPEINQNIPETSPEAKLQSCSRKGKMLTKKAKLWKSCKKSEREEGINTVEVVTSAQEGMLAAWSRIAARASQSKSVNSRSIPASVETFLLQASGVRWCVVHGRPLLADTQGWVRLQFHAGQAWVPDTPKRMISLFLLPACTFPSPGLEDNMLCPECAKRNKKMMKRLIALGKEKRPRLKRPTFPLDGPYVNKE; encoded by the exons ATGGCGCACTCCAGTTACGAGAACAATGAGCAG aatttctCAGAGGAGGCATTAGAGGAAGAAAGTGTGATTCTCACATTGGTTCCAGTTAATGAGGAACCTAATGAAGAACATCAAATGGAACCAAGTGTTTCTTCAACTTCAGAAGTCAGCCTGAAGATGCCTGGGTCAAGCGATAAAG tTTGTCatcctcaaataaatgaacaattcaAGTTTTGCCCAAAACATAGTTGTTGTAATACACCAATCCTTCCCTTGCCAACCAGTTTGCCTCCATTTAATAAAGTACGCTGGAACACTTTGCGGAGCTGGTGCCAACAATTGAATTTGAGTACCGATGGCCGG AAAATAGAGGTTTATCTGAGGCTCCAGAAACATGCTTACCCTGAAATAAACCAG AATATTCCTGAAACATCACCAGAAGCTAAATTGCAGTCATGTTCGAGGAAAGGCAAGATGTTGACCAAGAAAGCAAAGCTTTGGAAAAGTTGtaagaagagtgagagagaggaagggattaATACCGTCGAGGTGGTAACTTCAGCACAGGAAGGCATGTTGGCAGCATGGTCAAGAATTGCTGCAAGAGCCAGTCAATCCAAGTCTGTGAATTCACGTTCCATTCCTGCTTCTGTTGAGACCTTTCTGCTGCAAGCCTCTG gTGTCCGGTGGTGTGTGGTCCATGGCAGACCTCTCTTGGCAGACACACAAGGCTGGGTTCGCCTACAGTTTCATGCAGGTCAGGCCTGGGTGCCTGACACCCCCAAGAGGAtgatctctctcttcctgttaCCTGCCTGCACGTTCCCATCCCCAGGCCTAGAAGACAATATGTTATGCCCTGAATGTGCTAAGAG AAATAAGAAGATGATGAAAAGATTAATTGCACTGGGGAAGGAAAAGCGACCTCGTTTGAAGAGACCAACATTCCCTTTGGATGGGCCATATGTTAATAAGGAATAA